The following proteins come from a genomic window of Plectropomus leopardus isolate mb chromosome 11, YSFRI_Pleo_2.0, whole genome shotgun sequence:
- the tmem231 gene encoding transmembrane protein 231 isoform X4 has product MASGCWSLLHTSSPAPHQQSTLCSIYTSASLLFSARLSFNLTRELQRLATRPPHLCVQSRASLTLLDLHHSTLPQLHRYLQPYQPSRFTRFTIPPVIPASSTISVPVTLTPTPIPSLNPQLTLKPFLIDFSSPVCVCSSVLLLFTVHRTATEQSGQEWTQRIQTPLRTPFQAKEPLIGRHDDMMHEVMETLQNLNGHISNITTQLAQLSIHSAASSAANPVNNPPALVIPSPFPHPARKLFVPPPELCWGFGFMWPYLASVFFSF; this is encoded by the exons ATGGCTTCCGGGTGCTGGAGCTTACTgcacacttcctcacctgctCCTCATCAGCAATCAACCCTCTGCAGCATATATACCTCGGCTTCACTCCTGTTCAGCGCCAGATTGTCTTTCAACCTCACCCGTG AGCTCCAGCGCCTCGCCACCCGGCCCCCACACCTTTGTGTTCAGTCACGTGCCTCCCTCACCCTCTTGGATCTCCACCACTCCACGCTTCCCCAGCTCCACCGTTACCTCCAGCCTTACCAGCCCTCACGCTTCACGCGCTTCACCATACCTCCAGTCATTCCAGCCTCCTCCACCATCTCAGTCCCTGTAACCCTTACCCCGACCCCCATTCCCTCCCTCAACCCTCAATTAACATTAAAACcgtttttaattgatttttcaaGCCCTGTCTGTGTTTGCTCTTCGGTCCTCCTCTTGTTCACGGTGCACCGTACTGCAACAGAACAATCTGGCCAAGAATGGACCCAGCGAATCCAGACTCCATTAAGGACACCCTTTCAAGCCAAGGAACCCCTTATTGGCCGCCATGATGACATGATGCATGAAGTTATGGAAACCCTGCAAAATTTAAATGGTCACATCTCCAATATCACCACTCAGCTCGCCCAACTATCCATCCACTCAGCTGCTTCTAGTGCAGCCAACCCAGTGAATAACCCACCTGCTTTGGTTATACCATCTCCCTTTCCCCACCCTGCAAGAAAGCTCTTTGTTCCTCCACCTGAACTGTGTTGGGGATTTGGGTTCATGTGGCCGTATCttgcttcagtgttttttagtttttga
- the tmem231 gene encoding transmembrane protein 231 isoform X3 — MASGCWSLLHTSSPAPHQQSTLCSIYTSASLLFSARLSFNLTRVLTFPELQRLATRPPHLCVQSRASLTLLDLHHSTLPQLHRYLQPYQPSRFTRFTIPPVIPASSTISVPVTLTPTPIPSLNPQLTLKPFLIDFSSPVCVCSSVLLLFTVHRTATEQSGQEWTQRIQTPLRTPFQAKEPLIGRHDDMMHEVMETLQNLNGHISNITTQLAQLSIHSAASSAANPVNNPPALVIPSPFPHPARKLFVPPPELCWGFGFMWPYLASVFFSF, encoded by the exons ATGGCTTCCGGGTGCTGGAGCTTACTgcacacttcctcacctgctCCTCATCAGCAATCAACCCTCTGCAGCATATATACCTCGGCTTCACTCCTGTTCAGCGCCAGATTGTCTTTCAACCTCACCCGTG TGCTTACCTTCCCAGAGCTCCAGCGCCTCGCCACCCGGCCCCCACACCTTTGTGTTCAGTCACGTGCCTCCCTCACCCTCTTGGATCTCCACCACTCCACGCTTCCCCAGCTCCACCGTTACCTCCAGCCTTACCAGCCCTCACGCTTCACGCGCTTCACCATACCTCCAGTCATTCCAGCCTCCTCCACCATCTCAGTCCCTGTAACCCTTACCCCGACCCCCATTCCCTCCCTCAACCCTCAATTAACATTAAAACcgtttttaattgatttttcaaGCCCTGTCTGTGTTTGCTCTTCGGTCCTCCTCTTGTTCACGGTGCACCGTACTGCAACAGAACAATCTGGCCAAGAATGGACCCAGCGAATCCAGACTCCATTAAGGACACCCTTTCAAGCCAAGGAACCCCTTATTGGCCGCCATGATGACATGATGCATGAAGTTATGGAAACCCTGCAAAATTTAAATGGTCACATCTCCAATATCACCACTCAGCTCGCCCAACTATCCATCCACTCAGCTGCTTCTAGTGCAGCCAACCCAGTGAATAACCCACCTGCTTTGGTTATACCATCTCCCTTTCCCCACCCTGCAAGAAAGCTCTTTGTTCCTCCACCTGAACTGTGTTGGGGATTTGGGTTCATGTGGCCGTATCttgcttcagtgttttttagtttttga